The Vibrio coralliilyticus genome segment TTCAATGCTCAACGTATACTGACAACAAATTCGAACCAGAGTACGAAAAATTGAGTTTCTCCGAACGGCTAAAACAATTGATTGGTGAGGAGTCGGTTTCTGGTTTTGCTCGCCGAGTAGAACTTTCAGAAGCCCTGATTCGCAAATACCTCAACGGGAGTGAACCGAGTTTGTCGAAAGCTAATCAGATAGCCATGAAAGCCAACTGTTCACTGGAATGGCTGGCCACTGGCTGCGGATATCTATATAGACAAGCTGAAGTGGTCGACATGGACGCCTATATAATGGCCTATCGACACGTCCATGGCTTTGAGCCAAAAGACCACGAACAACACCGCCATGTCATTGCAGGCTATCAATATCTACGAGGTCACAAGAAAGCTGATGGCTACCTTGATGAATCTGCCATGGCGCAATTTTTAAATCGCCA includes the following:
- a CDS encoding helix-turn-helix domain-containing protein; this encodes MSFSERLKQLIGEESVSGFARRVELSEALIRKYLNGSEPSLSKANQIAMKANCSLEWLATGCGYLYRQAEVVDMDAYIMAYRHVHGFEPKDHEQHRHVIAGYQYLRGHKKADGYLDESAMAQFLNRQIKTQR